One Epinephelus fuscoguttatus linkage group LG10, E.fuscoguttatus.final_Chr_v1 genomic window carries:
- the b3galt2 gene encoding beta-1,3-galactosyltransferase 2, which yields MQWRRRHCCPIKMTWTVKRSLFRTHVAGLLSLALLFTLFLFFSHQDWLPGRSGPRENPLAYTVRGFRSPKGETNQSSSLRSLWRETGYTAPKPLLNLSSQQVGGAVGEAEGGGGGARMGVMGLGDSMSTNNSLQKEMGVGGRLSAQPYRYILNEPFKCRDSTPFLILLIAAEPGQADARNAIRQTWGNESVAMGLGFVRLFLLGTGKSSDTYLQSSIEEESRVHHDIIQQDYQDTYYNLTIKTLMGMNWVATYCPHASYVMKTDSDMFVNTEYLIQKLLKPELPPKQRYFTGYLMRGYAPNRNKDSKWYMPPELYPSERYPIFCSGTGYVFSGDMAELIYQASLSIRRLHLEDVYVGICLAKLRIDPAPPPNEFLFNHWRVSYSSCKYSHLITSHQFHPNELIKYWNHLQSNKHNACINMAKEKNGRYRHRKFHGERPP from the coding sequence ATGCAGTGGAGACGGCGGCACTGCTGTCCCATCAAGATGACCTGGACCGTCAAGCGTTCGCTCTTCCGCACCCACGTGGCCGGCCTTCTCTCGCTGGCTCTGCTCTTTACCCTCTTCTTATTTTTCAGCCACCAGGACTGGCTGCCGGGACGCAGTGGGCCCCGGGAAAACCCGCTGGCCTACACTGTCAGAGGCTTCCGCAGCCCCAAGGGAGAAACCAACCAGAGCAGCTCCCTGAGGAGCCTGTGGAGGGAGACGGGGTATACAGCGCCAAAGCCTCTGCTCAACCTTAGCTCTCAGCAGGTGGGTGGGGCAGTGGGGGAGGcagaaggagggggaggaggagccAGGATGGGCGTAATGGGGCTTGGGGACTCCATGAGCACTAACAACAGTTTACAGAAGGAGATGGGCGTGGGAGGGAGGCTTAGTGCTCAGCCCTACCGCTACATCCTGAACGAGCCCTTCAAGTGCAGGGACAGCACGcccttcctcatcctcctcatcgCTGCAGAACCGGGCCAGGCAGATGCTCGCAACGCCATCCGCCAGACATGGGGGAACGAGAGTGTAGCAATGGGCTTGGGGTTTGTCCGTCTTTTCCTGCTCGGCACAGGAAAAAGCTCAGACACCTACCTCCAGAGCAGCATAGAGGAAGAGAGCCGCGTTCACCACGACATCATCCAACAGGACTATCAGGACACTTACTACAACCTGACCATCAAAACCCTGATGGGCATGAACTGGGTGGCCACCTATTGCCCACACGCCTCCTATGTGATGAAGACAGACAGTGACATGTTTGTCAATACCGAGTATCTCATCCAAAAGCTGCTGAAGCCTGAGCTGCCTCCTAAGCAGAGGTACTTTACCGGCTACCTGATGAGGGGCTATGCACCAAACCGAAACAAGGACAGCAAGTGGTACATGCCGCCAGAGCTGTACCCAAGCGAGCGATACCCGATATTCTGCTCAGGCACGGGGTACGTGTTCTCAGGGGACATGGCCGAGCTGATCTACCAGGCCTCTCTCAGCATACGCAGGCTGCACCTGGAGGACGTTTACGTGGGGATCTGCCTGGCAAAGCTGCGCATCGACCCAGCGCCCCCTCCCAACGAGTTCCTCTTCAATCACTGGCGGGTGTCTTACTCCAGTTGTAAGTACAGCCACCTGATCACATCCCATCAGTTCCACCCCAATGAACTCATCAAGTACTGGAACCACTTGCAGAGCAACAAGCACAACGCCTGTATCAACATGGCCAAGGAAAAGAACGGCAGGTACAGACACCGAAAGTTTCATGGAGAGAGGCCTCCATGA